In Toxotes jaculatrix isolate fToxJac2 chromosome 20, fToxJac2.pri, whole genome shotgun sequence, the following proteins share a genomic window:
- the itprid1 gene encoding uncharacterized protein itprid1 has protein sequence METPLDQDQSPPASLSELVFEYHPSCSFSQSVAHSQSPMTSQASFMCLSPTSSPMQAASLTRGAENIKTQDKDAPSPHLSTLLHDSKGTASSTCSRIPQPPSPSLNLDCPFSTPTAMSSTQSDSSSGGQGNTQSEWAEVTLHENSLSFPHPSSSSAQESNQNDLVFSDSDRISFSETPTYTQNEKDETPSSLSFQLNKDNFSAPFLLVLDFYKVEEGCSTLPCLSSNASIPVCQSVLSSKSHDPDISDLTDQSISKQGQPYFHDDNTDPIPASPVQDVFHVKMDHLSLDIEDTLQGNGKREGERHTDTVQTQESVVYISDTESSAGLSESSRLASEEVCNQTEIDPQISSCSLHDEHSTETKQEELRKVCQVEINGTGSESARFYLAQKVPEVHSRIEVEQKDLIEIESLDLVFETSVDGSEGENGDDDTFFKQLDTECQVYWAEPIQVSNPTSVFKESGSLEATNGFLEHSLLLRSSAALDSVSSTGKDLPLSLSSSSTMGTDQNSGNATASSDSPCSLALAPFLSLPATPDLKLSSRSVSVQMSSSPPSHIVHRKDVPYMAESKCTLFSSVLPLDTSTPFRAVQAWTDGQIQRNALINTLSHGALHTVPNEVSISVGSETTHRPTLIFSSSPSVPLLSNGWQSHDCLPGMTENYRTVSSSVDTALWPEKKDKVDRNGNKDEEKLWEGSQTATMVCCCSCDHQCTCCIQNSYNKQHILGNTPYSLGDLGEMMLSLQKFCSVLSNMEEQLSEGQAAVYSALSDPDREKVRDIEELRRAVKQEAGELEMQLNELAHHYDDSLNMKMHRLLDEQSLLCSQLRVFLPGAVPTSLSPTHNRTVATQCCLLPWFASADVEE, from the exons ATGGAGACACCACTAGATCAAGATCAGTCTCCACCTGCATCACTGTCTGAACTGGTGTTTGAGTACCATCCTTCTTGCTCTTTCTCACAGAGTGTAGCTCACTCCCAATCTCCAATGACTTCTCAAGCTTCATTTATGTGTCTCTCCCCTACTTCTTCCCCTATGCAAGCTGCCTCATTGACTAGAGGagcagaaaacattaaaacacaagacaagGACGCTCCAAGCCCCCACCTCTCTACTCTACTTCATGATTCTAAAGGCACAGCTTCCTCTACCTGTTCAAGGATTCCTCAacctccatctccttctctaAATTTGGATTGTCCATTTTCTACCCCAACTGCCATGTCTTCTACACAGTCTGACTCCTCCTCTGGGGGTCAAGGGAACACACAGTCAGAATGGGCTGAGGTGACTTTACATGAAAACTCCCTCTCATTTCCAcatccctcttcctcctctgctcaaGAAAGCAATCAAAATGATTTAGTTTTCTCAGATTCAGATAGAATAAGCTTCTCTGAAACACCTACCTATACACAAAATGAAAAGGATGAAACACCCTCTTCTTTATCCTTTCAGTTGAACAAGGACAATTTCTCAGCTCCATTCCTTCTTGTTCTGGACTTCTATAAGGTTGAGGAGGGCTGCTCCACACTGCCCTGCCTTTCTTCTAATGCTTCCATTCcagtttgtcagtctgtcttgTCTTCAAAATCACATGATCCAGACATTTCAGACCTGACTGACCAGTCCATCTCCAAACAGGGACAACCATATTTTCATGATGATAACACAGACCCTATTCCAGCCTCTCCTGTCcaagatgtttttcatgttaaGATGGATCACCTCTCCTTGGACATAGAGGATACCCTTCAGGggaatggaaagagagagggtgagagacatACTGACACTGTGCAGACCCAAGAAAGTGTTGTTTACATCTCAGATACAGAGAGCTCTGCAGGTCTGTCAGAAAGTTCTAGATTAGCCTCAGAGGAAGTATGTAACCAAACAGAAATAGATCCACAGATCTCCTCCTGTAGTCTGCATGATGAGCATTCAACTGAAACCAAACAGGAAGAGTTAAGAAAAGTGTGTCAAGTGGAAATCAATGGCACAGGAAGTGAATCAGCCAGATTTTATTTAGCACAGAAAGTGCCAGAGGTACACAGCAGAATTGAAGTGGAGCAAAAGGATCTAATTGAGATTGAGAGCCTAGATCTGGTATTTGAAACCTCAGTGGATGGCTCGGAGGGTGAAAATGGAGATGACGATACCTTTTTTAAGCAGCTTGACACTGAATGTCAAGTCTATTGGGCTGAACCCATCCAGGTTTCTAATCCAACCTCTGTGTTCAAAGAATCAGGCAGCCTTGAAGCCACAAATGGATTTCTTGAGCATTCACTATTGCTCAGAAGCTCAGCTGCTCTAGATTCAGTTTCATCTACAGGCAAAGATTTGCCTTTATCTCTGTCATCCTCATCAACAATGGGCACTGACCAGAACTCAGGGAATGCAACTGCCTCCTCAGATTCACCTTGCTCCTTGGCTCTAGCTCCATTTCTATCCCTGCCTGCAACCCCAGACCTCAAGCTATCAAGTCGCTCTGTTTCAGTTCAGATGTCTTCATCTCCACCTTCTCATATTGTCCACAGGAAGGATGTCCCTTATATGGCTGAGTCAAAATGCACCCTTTTCTCTAGTGTTCTCCCTTTGGACACCTCTACCCCCTTCCGTGCTGTCCAAGCATGGACAGATGGGCAAATTCAGCGAAATGCCCTCATCAACACATTATCACATGGGGCTCTTCATACCGTCCCAAATGAAGTGTCCATATCAGTGGGTTCAGAAACAACACATAGACCTACACTAATCTTCTCATCATCTccatctgtccctctgctgtctAATGGCTGGCAGTCACATGACTGTCTTCCTGGGATGACGGAAAATTACCGGACTGTATCATCCTCTGTGGATACAGCACTGTGGCCCGAGAAGAAAGACAAGGTGGACAGGAATGGAAACAAAGATGAGGAGAAGCTTTGGGAGGGTAGTCAGACAGCCACCATGgtatgctgctgctcctgtgaCCATCAGTGTACCTGCTGTATACAAAACAGTTACAACAAGCAACATATACTGGGAAACACTCCT TACTCTTTAGGTGATTTGGGGGAGATGATGCTGAGTCTGCAGAAGTTTTGCTCTGTGCTCAGCAACATGGAGGAGCAGCTCTCTGAAGGCCAGGCTGCAGTGTATAGTGCTCTCTCTGACCCGGACAG agagaaGGTTCGGGACATAGAGGAGCTGAGGCGAGCAGTGAAACAGGAGGCTGGAGAGCTGGAGATGCAATTGAATGAACTGGCCCATCACTATGATGACAGCTTGAACATG AAGATGCACAGACTGTTGGATGAgcagtctctgctgtgctctcaACTCAGAGTCTTTCTACCTGGAGCAGTGCCTACATCATTAAGCCCCACCCACAACAGGACAGTAGCCACTCAGTGCTGTCTGCTGCCCTGGTTTGCCTCAGCTGATGTTGAAGAATAA